The sequence CGAGCGGTTGAGCGCTCCCTTGGCGCACCTGCTCCGGACCGGCGCCGCGACTTCGTCCGAGGAGTACGAAAGCGCCCGCGCGGTGATCGCCGACGGCGCGCTCCGGCTCGCCGAGGTGTTCGGTTCCTACGACGTCGTGCTCGGCCCGGCCGCGCCCGGCGCGGCGCCGCGAGGGCTGGACGCGACCGGGAATCCCGTGCTGAGCCGGGGCTGGCAGGCTCTCGGCCTGCCCGTGATCGCTCTGCCCGGGTTCACCGACGCGGCGGGCCTGCCGCTCGGGCTGCAACTGGTCGGTCGTCACGGCGGCGACGCCGAACTGCTCGGGCATGCGTGCTGGGTGGAGCGGGTGCTCGCCGGGGATTCATGGTAAGGAGCTCTCCATGGTCACCACCGATTCCGCATCCGGCGGCGAGACGTCGCCGGTGGTCTACATCGTCGACGACGACGAGGCCATCCGCCAATCCCTGGTGTTCCTGCTGGAGAGCGTCGGCATCCAGGCGCTCGTCTACCCGGACGGGCCGACGTTCCTGGAGGAGTTCGATCCCGGCGAGCCGAGTGTGCTGATCATCGACGTCCGGATGCCGGGGCTCAGCGGGTTGCAACTGCAGGAGAAGCTCGTCGCGCGCGAATTCCCGGCCCCGGTGATCTTCTGCTCCGCGCACGGCGACATCCCGATGTCGGTGCGGGCGCTGCGGCTGGGCGCCGTGGACTTCCTCGAGAAACCCTACGAGCCGCAGCGGATGCTGGAGGTCGTCCAGGCGCAGCTGGTGGTCGCGTCGGAGCGGTTCTCGGCGGCCGCATGCCGCAAAGCCGTCATCGAGCGGATCGGGACCCTGACCCCGCGCGAGCGGGAGGTGCTGCGGCTGGTGATCGACGGTCTGCCCAGCCAGCTGATCGCGCGCCGGCTGGGCACGAGCGTGAAGACCGTCGATGTGCACCGGGCCCGGATCAAGGCCAAGACCGAATCGGAGAGCCTCGGCACGCTGGTGCGCGACGTCCTGCAACACCAGGTCACCGTCTAGGCGCGATTCGGCCTCGTGAGTGGTAAGGACGGTTAGAACCGTCCTTACCACTCACGAGCCTGCCCGGCGATGTCCCGTGATGGACTGGACGACACGCGCATCGGCAGTAGGTCGCCAAGACACGCGAGGCCCTTGCCCGCCGGAAGTACATGAAGGCCCCCTTCCTGTACCTAGGCGCAAGGATGGGGGCCTTCATGTACTTCGTGAGGTGTGAAGGTCGAGTTTCCTCGGCTGAGCCGAGGGAAGGGGGGCCTTCACGGACCGGGCACTGAGCCCGGCGCCATCAGCACTGACGACGCCGGGAAGTCCGAAGCGAAACCGCCGGGCAGCGGGGCGATGAAGACGTTCTCGGTGCGCGGGCGGGTGATGAGCCAGCGGCCGTCGTGGCGCCGGAACGCGTTGTTGAGCCTGCTGGATCGCAGGAGTCCCGTGCCGTCGGCGTACAGCCACGGCTGGACGTGGATCCATTGCCCCTCGGCCCGGCCCCCGTCGACGTGGATCTGCTCCGACGTCAGGTAGTGGGCGTTGAGGACCAGCGCCGGATCCCGCTTCTCATCCCAGAATCGTGCGAAATGCGCCCGGATCCGGTCCTTGCCCGCCGCGCGCCCGAACTGCCCGTCGTAGTGCTCGCCGACGCCCTCCCAGACGGCGTCCTCCGCGTACAGCTCGAGGATCAGGTCGATGCGGTGGTCGTCGCCGGTGACGCCGTACTCCGGGCACGGCGTGTCGCAGAGGAACATGTAGCGGGCCTGGATCCGGCGGATCTCGGCCTCGGCCTCCAGTACCTCGACGCGGTGGCGCAGTTCGGTGAGTTCGTCGTTCATCGGCGGGTCCTCACTGGTGCGGTTTCGGGAAGGGCCAGCAGGCAGACGAGGGTCAATGCCATCCCGCCCGCGAGGTAGTAGCCGACCGACGTCGAAGTGCCGGTCCATTCGATGAGCCGGTTCGCCACCGACGGCGCGAGGCCGCCGCCGAGCACCGCGCCCAGCTGGTAGGCCAGCCCGGCGCCGGACTGCCGTTGTTCGGGCGTGAACAGCTCCGTCAAGTAGGTGATCAGCGGGCCGAACAGGAACCCGGTGAGGGCGAAACCGATGGCGATGGCCAGCGTCCAGGCGGCCAGCGTGCCGATCCGCGCGATGGGGAACAGAGGAACATGTAGGCCAGTACCGCGACGGCCGAGGCGAGCATCACGGGTTTGCGGCCCAGCTTGTCGGAGAGCCGGGCGCCGATCACGACCGTGACCGCGTGGAGCGCGAGGCCGGGCAAGGTGCACCACAGCACGTCCTGGATGTCCAGGCCGAGGCCCTTCGGCGCCGGGCCGGCGGCATAGGAGAGCATGAATCCGGCCAGGACGAACATGACGCCGTTGAGGCCGGTGTTCGCGCCCGCCGCGAGCAGCAGTTTGCCGCAGTTGTCGCGGATGACGTTCCAGATCGGGAGTTTGACGATCTTCTTGTCCAGTTTGCTGGCCGCGAGTTCGTGGAACACGGGCGATTCCTCAAGGGCACGCCGCGCCCAGACACCGATGGCCAGGACGACCGCGCCCGCGATGAACGGGATCCGCCAGCCCCAGCTGGTGATGACGCCCTGCGGCAAGTAGAAGATCACCACGAACGCGAGGTTCGCCAGGAGTGCGCCCAGCGGTGATCCCAGTGCGACGAACGCGCCGAACGCCGCCCGCCGCGATGGCGGCGCGTGCTCCACGGCGAGCACCGAGGCCCCGCCCAGTTCACCGCCGCGCGAGAAGCCGTGCACCAGCCGCAACAGGACGAGCAGCAGCGGCGCGGCCACACCGAGCGTGGCGTAGCCGGGCAGGAGTCCCATCAGGACGGTGGCGGCGCCCATGAGGTAGAAGGTGATGAGCATGGCGCGGCGGCGGCCGTAGCGGTCGCCCACCCAGCCCATCACGATCGCGCCGAGCGGTGCGACGACGTAGCCGATCGTGTAGGTCGTCAGGCTCATGAACGAGGCGAACCAAGGGTCGGTGTCTCCGGAGAAGAACACCTTGGGGAAGACCAGCGCGGAAGCGACCGTGTAGATCGAGAAGTCGAAGAACTCCAGCGAGGTTCCGGCGCCCGCGCCGATCGCGAGCCTGCGGGTCTGGGCGGAGGTGGTCTTGGATGGAGCGGTGGATGCTGTCATGCGCTCTTCCTTGAACGGTGACGGACGGTCGGCGTTGCGCCCCTCCCCGGCAACGTTCGTCCCAACGTAGGAAGCTCCACGTGCCGCGCCTAGTGGAGGAACCCGCTGCCGGACTGAAGGTTTTCCCTACCGAGCCACCGATATCGAGGAGGTCCGCGCGTGAGCGCGATCAACGATCTGCCCGCCACCACCCAGGCCCGGATGCTCGCCACCGGCGAGTTGTCGGCGAGGGAACTGCTCGCCGCCACCCTCGACCGCGTGGCGGCGCTGAACCCGAGGCTGAACGCCGTGGTCAGCATCGACGAGGAGAGCGCGCGTGCCGCCGCCGCGGCGGCCGACGAAGCGCACGCGGCGGGCCGGCCGCTCGGGCCCCTGCACGGGCTTCCGCTCGCCGTGAAGGATCTCCACGCGACCGCCGGGATGCGCACCACCTTCGGCTCGCCCGCGTTCGAGGACAACGTGCCCGAAGCGGATGAGCTCGTCGTCGCCCGGATGCGGGCGGCGGGAGCGATCGTCTTCGGCAAGACGAACGTTCCCGAGTTCGGCGCGGGTTCGCACACCTTCAACCCGGTCTTCGGCCTGACCCGCAATCCTTACGCGCCGGACCGCTCCGCGGGCGGTTCGAGCGGAGGCGCCGCGGCCGCGCTCGCGGCGGGGCTGACGTCGCTGGCCGACGGCAGCGACATGGGCGGATCGCTGCGGAATCCGGCCTCGTTCTGCAACGTCGTCGGCCACCGCCCGAGTCCGGGGCGGGTCCCGGCATGGCCTGCGAAGGACGCCTGGTTCACCCTCGGCGTCCAAGGCCCGATGGGGCGCACGGTCGCCGACGCGGCCCTCCTGCTGTCCGTACAGGCGGGCCCGGACGAGCGCGCGCCGCTGTCGTTGCCCGAATCCGGCGCCGTCTTCGCGGCCGGCTTGCCGGCCCGGCTGGACGGCCTGCGGATCGCGGTCTCACCCGATCTGGACGGCCGGGTGCCTGTCGACGCCGAGGTCGCGGCGATCGTGGAAGCCCAGGTGGACGTCCTGCGCGGCCTCGGCGCCGAAGTCGTCTCCGGCTGTCTCGACCTGACCGGGGCCGAGGAGGTCTTCCAGACCTTCCGCGCCCTGAACTACGCGCAAGGGGTCGGTGACCTCGTCGACGGCGAACCGGA comes from Amycolatopsis lurida and encodes:
- a CDS encoding response regulator transcription factor; amino-acid sequence: MVTTDSASGGETSPVVYIVDDDEAIRQSLVFLLESVGIQALVYPDGPTFLEEFDPGEPSVLIIDVRMPGLSGLQLQEKLVAREFPAPVIFCSAHGDIPMSVRALRLGAVDFLEKPYEPQRMLEVVQAQLVVASERFSAAACRKAVIERIGTLTPREREVLRLVIDGLPSQLIARRLGTSVKTVDVHRARIKAKTESESLGTLVRDVLQHQVTV
- a CDS encoding nuclear transport factor 2 family protein, whose translation is MNDELTELRHRVEVLEAEAEIRRIQARYMFLCDTPCPEYGVTGDDHRIDLILELYAEDAVWEGVGEHYDGQFGRAAGKDRIRAHFARFWDEKRDPALVLNAHYLTSEQIHVDGGRAEGQWIHVQPWLYADGTGLLRSSRLNNAFRRHDGRWLITRPRTENVFIAPLPGGFASDFPASSVLMAPGSVPGP
- a CDS encoding MFS transporter codes for the protein MTASTAPSKTTSAQTRRLAIGAGAGTSLEFFDFSIYTVASALVFPKVFFSGDTDPWFASFMSLTTYTIGYVVAPLGAIVMGWVGDRYGRRRAMLITFYLMGAATVLMGLLPGYATLGVAAPLLLVLLRLVHGFSRGGELGGASVLAVEHAPPSRRAAFGAFVALGSPLGALLANLAFVVIFYLPQGVITSWGWRIPFIAGAVVLAIGVWARRALEESPVFHELAASKLDKKIVKLPIWNVIRDNCGKLLLAAGANTGLNGVMFVLAGFMLSYAAGPAPKGLGLDIQDVLWCTLPGLALHAVTVVIGARLSDKLGRKPVMLASAVAVLAYMFLCSPSRGSARWPPGRWPSPSVSPSPGSCSAR
- a CDS encoding amidase, producing the protein MSAINDLPATTQARMLATGELSARELLAATLDRVAALNPRLNAVVSIDEESARAAAAAADEAHAAGRPLGPLHGLPLAVKDLHATAGMRTTFGSPAFEDNVPEADELVVARMRAAGAIVFGKTNVPEFGAGSHTFNPVFGLTRNPYAPDRSAGGSSGGAAAALAAGLTSLADGSDMGGSLRNPASFCNVVGHRPSPGRVPAWPAKDAWFTLGVQGPMGRTVADAALLLSVQAGPDERAPLSLPESGAVFAAGLPARLDGLRIAVSPDLDGRVPVDAEVAAIVEAQVDVLRGLGAEVVSGCLDLTGAEEVFQTFRALNYAQGVGDLVDGEPDKVKQAIHWNVAKGRALTGADVATAIRLRTELFHRVRAYFTTVDALVLPASQALPFDAALEYPKTVGGSEVEDYLHWMRAAYLISATECPATAVPAGFTGEGLPVGVQVVTARHADLRALEIAHALEKVNGHTARRPSVPSP